One genomic segment of Ipomoea triloba cultivar NCNSP0323 chromosome 9, ASM357664v1 includes these proteins:
- the LOC116030449 gene encoding uncharacterized protein LOC116030449, translated as MAANVIPARFKRVADAFDEAAVTLRARPPCGSSGSEHSAAAAAEESFTDLSGLVNSFMEKSLWEGIEVGGGGDDVDRDEVEPEDDDGYDVDETKDDLERLLSYGDVDVTKRNVYEKVEKAIRDSGDRSSPEFKRRLMARLRYNGFDAGVCKTRWEKNSRCPRGDYEYIDVNVNGGRYIVEVFLRGEFEIVRPTASYSCLLESFPAVFVGTEKELKKIARIMSIAMRKSMKKMGIHVPPWRRLAYIQAKWFSSYKRTTNEIASAAATSRLHKHRRSVGFAPTPEMSFKCREDFGMKIGFRIGNLAAALSGN; from the exons ATGGCGGCGAACGTGATTCCGGCGAGGTTCAAGCGGGTGGCGGACGCCTTCGACGAGGCGGCGGTGACGCTGCGGGCCCGGCCGCCGTGCGGCAGCAGCGGGAGCGAGCACTCcgccgcggcggcggcggaggagagCTTCACGGATTTGTCCGGTCTGGTGAATTCCTTCATGGAGAAGAGTTTGTGGGAGGGAATTGAGGtgggcggcggcggcgatgaCGTGGACCGGGACGAGGTTGAACCGGAAGACGACGACGGGTACGACGTCGACGAAACTAAGGATGATTTGGAGAGGCTGTTGAGCTACGGCGACGTTGACGTCACCAAGAGAAACGTCTATGAAAAAGTGGAAAAAGCCATCCGGGATTCCGGCGACCGCTCTTCGCCGGAGTTTAAACGCCGGTTGATGGCTCGATTGCGTTATAACGGCTTCGACGCCG GTGTTTGCAAGACAAGGTGGGAGAAAAACAGCCGTTGCCCTAGGGGGGATTACGAGTACATAGATGTTAACGTCAATGGCGGTCGTTACATCGTGGAGGTTTTTCTCCGGGGAGAATTCGAGATAGTGCGGCCAACTGCGAGTTACAGTTGCCTGCTAGAGAGCTTTCCGGCGGTTTTCGTGGGAACGGAGAAGGAGTTGAAGAAGATAGCGAGGATAATGAGCATTGCCATGAGGAAATCCATGAAGAAAATGGGGATTCATGTTCCGCCATGGCGGAGACTCGCGTACATTCAAGCTAAGTGGTTCAGTTCCTACAAACGTACAACTAATGAAATCGCTTCGGCGGCGGCGACTTCTAGGTTGCATAAACATAGGAGATCGGTTGGATTCGCACCTACCCCGGAAATGTCGTTCAAGTGCAGAGAAGATTTTGGGATGAAGATTGGTTTCAGAATTGGGAATTTGGCTGCAGCCTTGAGTGGGAACTAG
- the LOC116029087 gene encoding protein RKD1-like: MANHVSSSSAFTNQLGYPSSDASEYPFWDAQCEQFSLTYFSAKNNDEPLLNMDFDPFWNFERNLERLIEATALNPLGMDEVLLPSASVIPIQWDITPTSNAVAVNQDTSTGTKESMIEKIVRRQSKRTQKTFRDPSTISKAMLSTYFHMPIYKAAKELRVEYRILKRRCEKLGIFRWPHRQLVSLQKLSKNVKELGSIEDDPELREVLKEIKDRREMMLTNPHLKLHPAEIKLRDACTRKKRHREMMSFISPCTLPVPSFVVDHILPLTVDPPSRAMEENESFQLLLDGFQ, from the exons ATGGCAAATCATGTTTCCTCCTCCTCTGCATTCACTAATCAACTTGGCTACCCTTCCTCAGATGCTTCAGAATATCCGTTTTGGGATGCACAATGTGAACAATTCTCATTGACTTATTTCAGTgcaaaaaataatgatgaaccCTTGCTAAACATGGACTTTGATCCATTTTGGAACTTTGAACGTAATCTGGAACGTCTAATCGAGGCCACCG CCTTGAATCCACTAGGTATGGATGAGGTTCTTCTTCCCTCTGCAAGTGTTATACCTATACAATGGGATATCACCCCGACTTCGAACGCCGTAGCTGTTAACCAGGACACAAGTACTGGTACAAAGGAGAGCATGATAGAGAAAATAGTGCGTAGACAGTCCAAGAGGACGCAAAAAACTTTTCGTGATCCTTCAACAATAAGCAAGGCAATGCTTTCTACTTATTTCCATATGCCCATTTATAAAGCCGCTAAGGAACTAAGAGTTGAGTACAGAATCTTGAAAAGAAGGTGTGAGAAATTAGGAATCTTCAGATGGCCTCATCGACAATTAGTCAGCTTACAAaaattatccaaaaatgttaag GAATTGGGTAGCATTGAAGATGACCCTGAACTGAGAGAAGTactcaaagaaataaaagataGAAGAGAAATGATGCTAACAAATCCACATTTGAAATTGCATCCAGCCGAAATAAAGCTTAGAGATGCATGTACCAGAAAGAAAAGGCATAGAGAAATGATGAGTTTTATTTCTCCTTGTACCCTTCCTGTTCCTTCATTTGTGGTTGATCATATTCTTCCTTTAACTGTGGATCCACCTTCACGAGCGATGGAAGAAAATGAATCGTTTCAGCTTTTGCTTGATGGCTtccaataa
- the LOC116028880 gene encoding 60S ribosomal protein L6-like: MADKARNPELIRGVGKYSRSKMYHKRGLWAIKAKNGSAFPRHDKKPVESPAAEKPPKFYPADDVKKPLMNKHKPKQTKLRSSITPGTVLIILSGRFKGKRVVFLKQLPSGLLLVTGPFKINGVPLRRVNQAYVIATSTLVDISGVNVEKIDDKYFAKQAEKKKKKTEGEFFESDKEEKNVIPQEKKDDQKVVVAPLIKVIDSIPDLKAYLGARFSLQAGMKPHELVF; encoded by the exons ATGGCGGACAAGGCGCGGAATCCGGAGCTCATCAGGGGCGTCGGGAAGTACTCGCGCTCAAAGATGTACCACAAGAGGGGTTTATGGGCTATCAAGGCCAAAAACGGCAGCGCATTCCCCCGCCACGACAAGAAGCCAGTTGAGTCGCCGGCCGCCGAGAAGCCACCCAAGTTTTACCCCGCAGACGATGTTAAGAAGCCCCTTATGAACAAGCACAAGCCGAAACAAACTAAGCTCAGGTCCAGCATTACTCCCGGTACTGTTCTGATTATCCTCTCCGGCCGGTTCAAGGGCAAGAGAGTTGTGTTCCTGAAGCAACTCCCTTCCGGATTGCTCCTTGTTACCGGACCCTTCAAGATCAATGGAGTTCCTCTGAGGCGCGTGAATCAGGCTTATGTGATCGCAACATCCACATTAGTCGACATTTCTGGGGTCAATGTTGAGAAGATAGATGACAAGTACTTTGCTAAGCAGgccgagaagaagaagaagaagactgaaGGAGAGTTCTTTGAGTCTGACAAAGAG GAGAAGAATGTTATACCTCAAGAGAAGAAAGATGACCAGAAAGTTGTAGTTGCGCCATTAATCAAAGTTATCGACTCTATTCCAGATTTGAAGGCTTATTTGGGCGCAAGGTTCTCTCTGCAAGCAGGCATGAAACCTCATGAGCTTGTCTTTTAG
- the LOC116029093 gene encoding probable long-chain-alcohol O-fatty-acyltransferase 5: MEGEINNLIMVWTTVLCFLYYCHTINGIFPKPSFPRFFAIFPVACLFLVLPLNLTSIHLAGTSAFFIGWLASFKVTLFALARGPLFANPPLPLSTFIPLACLPIKVQRGRKVAGNLKVSGSLRKLGLLGLVMFVYNYKDFFHPKLLLLVYIIQMYVGLEFMLVMVSGLVRAVFRVELEPPFDEPHLSTSLQDFWGRRWNVAVTNILRPTVYEPVRSVSTRFLPKRLAQLPAVIASFAVSGIMHELVFFNIGRETPTGEVLSFFLLSGACVALEIGVKRAVDRKFRLPGFVSGPLALTFVILTSFWLFFPAFFRNKADGKACAETLAFIEFVINHKLVSPENMTCPSSFFFRYK, from the coding sequence ATGGAAGGTGAAATCAACAACTTGATTATGGTATGGACAACTGTGTTGTGTTTCCTATATTACTGTCACACCATAAATGGGATCTTTCCCAAACCTAGTTTCCCAAGATTTTTCGCTATTTTCCCTGTTGCCTGTCTTTTTCTTGTTCTGCCACTCAATCTCACCTCCATTCATCTTGCTGGCACTTCTGCTTTCTTCATTGGCTGGCTGGCAAGCTTTAAGGTTACCCTTTTTGCCCTTGCTAGAGGCCCTCTGTTCGCCAACCCTCCCCTTCCGCTCTCCACTTTTATCCCCTTGGCCTGTTTGCCGATTAAGGTTCAACGGGGCCGGAAAGTGGCCGGAAATTTGAAGGTTTCCGGCAGCCTGAGGAAGCTGGGTTTGCTGGGCTTGGTGATGTTTGTGTATAATTATAAAGATTTTTTTCATCCTAAACTGTTATTGTTGGTCTATATTATCCAAATGTATGTTGGGCTTGAGTTTATGTTGGTTATGGTTAGCGGTCTGGTCCGGGCGGTTTTCCGGGTCGAGCTTGAACCGCCGTTCGACGAGCCGCATTTGTCCACTTCGTTGCAGGATTTCTGGGGGAGGAGATGGAACGTGGCGGTCACAAACATCCTGCGACCGACCGTGTACGAACCGGTCCGGTCCGTTTCGACCCGGTTTTTGCCGAAGCGGTTGGCCCAGCTCCCGGCCGTGATCGCGTCGTTCGCCGTTTCCGGGATCATGCACGAGCTCGTGTTCTTTAATATCGGGAGGGAGACGCCGACCGGAGAAGTGCTGTCGTTCTTCCTCCTCAGCGGCGCGTGTGTGGCACTGGAGATCGGCGTCAAGAGAGCCGTGGACCGGAAGTTTAGGCTGCCCGGTTTCGTCTCCGGTCCGCTGGCGCTGACGTTCGTGATTCTGACCAGTTTTTGGCTCTTCTTTCCGGCGTTTTTTAGGAACAAGGCGGATGGCAAAGCATGCGCGGAAACCTTAGCTTTCATTGAGTTTGTCATCAATCATAAGCTTGTTAGTCCAGAAAATATGACTTGCCCTTCTTCCTTCTTTTTTaggtataaataa
- the LOC116030880 gene encoding rho GDP-dissociation inhibitor 1-like, giving the protein MSLAAGGASSSETMGDEKDKEGTTSKAAIVADSDAETDNENKASGHMSEGSLYTTEDEDEDDVANKIQLGPQVTLKEQIEKDKDDESLRRWKEQLLGSVDINAVGESLDAEVKILSLAIKSPDRPDIVLPIPADGKPESPWFTLKEGCRYSLEFTFEVNNNIVSGLKYTNAVWKTGMKVDGTKEMLGTFSPQVEPYKHEMPEETTPSGMFARGSYSAKTKFVDDDNKCYLEINYTFEIKKDWPAT; this is encoded by the exons ATGTCATTGGCTGCTGGAGGGGCTTCGAGCTCAGAAACCATGGGGGATGAGAAGGACAAAGAGGGGACGACGAGTAAAGCCGCCATTGTTGCTGATTCGGACGCTGAGACTGACAATGAGAATAAGGCTAGCGGGCACATGAGTGAGGGCTCCTTGTACACTACCGAGGACGAGGATGAGGACGACGTTGCAAACAAGATTCAGTTGGGCCCTCAAGTTACTCTCAAAGAACAGATTGAGAAAGATAAG GATGATGAGAGTTTGAGGAGGTGGAAGGAGCAACTTCTTGGGAGTGTGGATATCAACGCTGTCGGAG AATCTCTGGATGCGGAAGTTAAAATCTTGAGCCTTGCAATTAAATCGCCTGATAGACCTGATATTGTTCTCCCTATCCCTGCGGATGGAAAACCTGAGAGCCCATGGTTTACGTTGAAAGAAGGGTGTCGTTACAGCCTAGAATTTACATTCGAGGTCAACAATAACATTGTCTCCGGCCTCAAATACACAAACGCGGTTTGGAAAACCGGCATGAAAG TGGATGGCACGAAAGAAATGCTCGGGACCTTCAGTCCTCAAGTAGAGCCTTACAAACACGAAATGCCAGAAGAGACAACCCCTTCTGGCATGTTTGCAAGGGGATCATACTCGGCAAAGACAAAG TTTGTTGATGATGACAATAAGTGCTATCTGGAGATCAACTATACATTTGAAATCAAGAAAGATTGGCCAGCAACATAA
- the LOC116028905 gene encoding uclacyanin-2-like gives MAHNKMRGVVAVAVAVVVLVVAVGGGGGGVTAQVLHVVGGDRGWETTNIIHDWSSGRVFRVGDSVCFAHSGQDSIVELGSLEEYESCDLSNPIRMLTDGLDKISLDGEGIRYFASGNIDNCRNGLKLPVNVQPQVYGPISAESPLGYWPNNVESPIVEGPSQETKQAQSPSMGQEYGPISSFSAAKSPLGYWPKDAESPIVYGPSMETDQAQSPSMGQEYGPMSSLTSAESPLISGSEGPTASLPFTFQQFWKTKHTQNSLMDGTYGPTSSSAMNSHNGLPIIGQKKWAKRLSENTVDGPKSLSAPIYLSGLFGLWAVGLLLHVINYY, from the exons ATGGCACATAATAAGATGAGGGGagtggtggcggtggcggtggcggtggttgTTCTGGTGGTGGCTGTAGGCGGAGGAGGTGGTGGCGTTACGGCACAAGTGCTCCATGTGGTGGGAGGAGATAGAGGATGGGAGACTACAAATATCATTCATGATTGGTCTTCTGGCAGAGTTTTCAGAGTTGGTGACAGTGttt GTTTTGCACACTCAGGACAGGATAGTATTGTGGAGCTGGGAAGCTTGGAGGAATATGAATCGTGCGATCTATCAAACCCAATCAGAATGTTAACGGACGGCCTGGATAAGATCTCTCTTGACGGGGAGGGAATCAGATACTTTGCCAGTGGGAACATTGACAACTGCAGAAATGGACTCAAACTGCCAGTCAATGTTCAACCTCAGGTTTATGGACCCATATCAGCAGAAAGCCCATTAGGATATTGGCCCAATAATGTGGAGAGCCCAATAGTAGAAGGGCCCTCTCAGGAGACCAAGCAGGCCCAAAGTCCTTCAATGGGGCAGGAATATGGACCCATATCTTCTTTTTCCGCAGCAAAAAGCCCATTAGGATATTGGCCTAAGGATGCAGAAAGCCCAATAGTATATGGGCCCTCTATGGAAACCGATCAGGCCCAAAGTCCTTCAATGGGCCAAGAATATGGTCCCATGTCCTCTCTTACTTCAGCAGAAAGCCCATTAATCTCTGGATCTGAAGGGCCCACAGCATCTTTACCTTTTACTTTCCAGCAATTCTGgaaaaccaaacacacccaaaacTCTTTGATGGATGGAACGTATGGGCCCACATCATCTTCTGCTATGAACTCTCACAATGGGCTTCCGATCATTGGTCAGAAGAAATGGGCTAAAAGGCTTTCAGAGAACACTGTAGATGGACCAAAGTCACTCTCTGCTCCAATCTATCTAAGTGGGCTTTTCGGACTTTGGGCCGTTGGACTTCTGCTTCATGTCATCAACTATTATTAG